A region from the Acyrthosiphon pisum isolate AL4f chromosome A1, pea_aphid_22Mar2018_4r6ur, whole genome shotgun sequence genome encodes:
- the LOC100575281 gene encoding coagulation factor X: MFGNFDAAAKFMQLCRSSFVVVILVVVTVAEIELQQETVLTGDGRSSGSEVTAEYPYLVGLTIGGIVDKTNRKTAICTGTLVSPVLVLSSAYCTLLLMTTINESPEVTTLFAYWKTPTNSVKYHRATSVYTHPSYDKATRMFDLSLIKLKKPFKHVERFVRLSSKTLSSDVELSCVVVGIGAPHERGYKVPVRVKYGRTACRIPKSK, from the exons ATGTTCGGGAACTTTGACGCAGCTGCAAAGTTCATGCAACTCTGTCGTAGCTCTTTCGTCGTCGTCATCCTTGTTGTTGTCACCGTCGCCGAAATAGAACTGCAGCAGGAGACCGTCCTGACCGGTGACGGAAGATCGTCCGGGTCGGAAGTCACCGCCGAATATCCGTATTTAGTGGGACTGACCATTGGAGGAATAGTCGACAAGACGAATCGGAAAACCGCCATCTGCACGGGAACTCTGGTGTCTCCGGTGTTGGTACTGTCGTCGGCGTATTGCACGTTGCTTCTGATGACCACGATCAACGAGAGTCCAGAAGTCACTACTCTATTT GCGTATTGGAAGACACCCACAAACTCTGTCAAGTACCACCGGGCCACGAGTGTTTACACCCATCCGTCATACGACAAAGCCACACGCATGTTCGACTTATCCCTGATAAAG CTCAAGAAGCCATTCAAGCACGTTGAACGATTTGTCAGACTGTCGTCAAAAACGTTGAGCAGCGACGTCGAACTGAGTTGCGTGGTTGTAGGGATCGGTGCGCCCCACGAACGCGGTTACAAGGTGCCGGTCCGTGTCAAGTACGGTCGCACCGCTTGCCGGATTCCCAAGTCCAAGTGA